The DNA region TCGTCGTGCCGTCGCTGTCGTTCATCGCCACCGCCAACGCGGTCCGCCACGCCGGTGCCGAGCCGGTCTTCGCCGACGTCGACCTGGCCACCGGGAACCTGACCGTCGAGACGGTCGAGGCGGTCCGCACGCCGCGTACCCGGGCGGTGATCGCGGTCCACCAGGGCGGCGTGCCGTTCGACACGGTCGCGCTGCGTACGGCGGCCGCCGGCTGGGGCGTACCGCTGATCGAGGACGCCGCCTGCGCGGCCGGTTCCCGCGCGTACGGGCAGCCGGTGGGTGCCGGCGCGGCGATCTCGGCCTGGTCGTTCCACCCCCGCAAGGTGATCACCACCGGGGAGGGCGGCATGCTGACGCTGGACGACGCCGACGGTGCCGTCCGGCTGCGCCGGCTGCGCGAACACGGGATGAACGTCTCCGCCGCCGACCGGCACGCCAGCACCCAGCCGGTGCTGGAGGCGTACCTGGAGCCGGCGTTCAACTACCGAATGACCGACATCCAGGCCGCGGTCGGCCTGGTCCAGGTGGGCCGGCTACCCGGTCTCATCGCCGGCCGCCGGGCGCTGGCCGCCCGCTACCACGCGCTGCTGGCCGACATCGACGGGCTGGTGCCGGTGGTCGACCCGGCGTACGGCGAGACCAGCTACCAGTCGTTCTGGGTGCGCATCGACCCGGCGTACGGGGTGGCCCGCGACGACGTACTGGCCGGGTTGGCCGACGCCGGGGTCTCCGCGCGGCGCGGCATCATGGCCGCCCACCTGGAGCCGGCGTACGCCCACCTCACCCCGGCCCCGCTGCCGGTGACCGAGCGGCTGACCCGCGACTCGCTGATCCTGCCGCTGCATCACGCACTCACCGAGGCCGACCAGGACCACATCGTCGCGGTGCTGCGCAAACTGGCCGGGCGATGAGGGACCTGCTGATCGTCGGTGCCGGCGGTTTCGCCCGGGAGACCGCCGCCGCCGTCGCGGCGGTCAACGCGGTGACGCCGACCTGGCGGCTGCGGGGCTTCCTCGACGACGACCCGGCGCTGCACGGCACCCGGCGGGTCGACGTACCGGTGATCGGCGGCACCGACCTGGTCGCCGAGCTGGCTGACGCGGCCGTGGTGGTCTGCGTCGGCAACCCCCGGAACTACCGGTCCCGGCAGCGGCTGGTCGACCGGTTCGGCCTGCCTGAGCAGCGGTACGCCACCATCGTGCACCCGAGCGCCCGGGTCGGGGTCGGCTGCACCGTCGGCGCGGGCAGCGTGCTGCTGGCCGGGGTGGACCTGACCGCCGACGTCGCCGTCGGCGCGCACGTCGCGGTGATGCCGCAGGTGGTGCTGACCCACGACACGGTGATCGGGCCGTACGCCACGATCGCCTCCGGGGTGCGCCTCGGCGGCGGGGCGCGCCTCGGCGACGGCGTCTACGTCGGTGCCGGCGCGCTGCTGCGCGACGGTGTCTCCGTCGGTGCCTGGTCGCAGCTGGGCATGGGCGCGGTGGTGCTGCGCGACGTGCCCGCCGGTGAGGTGTGGGTCGGCGCGCCGGCCCGTTTCCTGCGCCCGGCCCACGGTCCGGCCGATCGCCCGGCCCACGGTCGCGTCGACCGCCCGGCCGACCGAACGAACGAGTCCCAGTTGAGGAGTCCCGCGTGAGCAGCATCCCCCTCGTCGACCTGGCCGCCGCCCACGCCGAAGTGGCCGAGGAGGTCGACGCCGGCTTCAAACGGGTCATCGCCGGCACCGCGTTCATCGGCGGTGCCGAGGTCGCCGCCTTCGAGGCCGAGTACGCCGCATTCAGCGGCGTAGCGCACTGCGTCGGCGTGGCCAACGGCACCGACGCGCTGGAGCTGGCCCTGCGGGCGGTCGGGGTCGGGCCGGGCAGTGAGGTGATCCTGCCGGCCAACACGTTCATCGCCACCGCCGAGGCCGTCGCCCGGGCCGGTGCCCGGGTGGTGCTGGTCGACTGCGATCCGGCGACGTACCTGATCGACGTCGACGCCGCGCTGGCCGCGGTCACCCCGGCGACCCGGGCGATCGCCCCGGTGCACCTGTACGGCCAGCTCGCCGACGTGCCCCGGCTGCGGGCCGGGCTCGCCAGCGTCTCCGCCACCGGGCAGGAGATCGCGATCGTCGAGGACGCCGCGCAGTGCCAGGGCGCCACCCGCCACGGCGTCGGCGCTGGTGCCGACGGGATCGCCGCCACCAGCTTCTACCCGGGCAAGAACCTCGGCGCGTACGGCGACGCCGGGGCGGTGGTCACCGCCGACGCCGGACTCGCCGCCGACGTCCGGCGGATGTCGGCGCACGGCAGTGTCCGCAAGTACGTCCACGAGGTGGTCGGCTTCAACAGCCGCCTCGACGGGCTGCAGGCCGTGGTGCTGCGGGCCAAGCTTGCCCGGCTGGCCAGCGGCAACGACCGGCGCCGGGCGATCGCGGCCCGCTACGACACGCTGCTGGCCGACCTCGACGTGGTCCGCCCGGTGACGCTGGCCGGCAACGTGCACGTCTGGCACATCTACTGCGTCCGGGTGCCCGGTGGGGCGCAGCGTCGCGACGCGGTCCTGGCCGCGATGAACGCGGCCGGAATCGGTGCCGCCATCCACTACCCGGTGCCGGTGCACCTGACGCCGGCCTTCGCCGACCTCGGCTACCCGGCCGGGTCGTTCCCGCACGCCGAGTCGACCGCCCCGCAGCTGCTGTCGCTGCCGATCTACCCGCAGCTGACCGCGGCGCAGCAGGACCGGGTCGTCGAGGTGCTGGCCGCCGCGCTGGCAGCCTGAACGGTTCACCGACCGTGTACGTCACCCTGCGCGACCGTCCCGGAGCGGACGAGCACACCCCTGGTCGCCAGGTCAGGCGGCGGGTGTCCGGCACCGTGCTGCTGCTCGGCACGGTCAGCCTGCTCACCGACGTCTCCTCGGAGATGGTCGCTTCGGTGCTGCCGCTGTACCTGACGGTGGTGGTCGGGCTCAGCCCGGTGGCGTACGGCTTCCTCGACGGCGTCTACCAGGGGGTCAGCGCCCTGGTCCGGATCGCCGGCGGATACGCCGGGGACCGGGGCGGGCGGCCCAAGTGGGTGGCGGTGGCCGGGTACGCGGCGTCGGCGGTGAGCCGGATCGCGATGCTGCCGGCGCAGGGCTTCGCCGCGATCACCGCGGTGATCACCATGGACCGGCTCGGCAAAGGGCTGCGGACCGCGCCCCGGGACGCGCTGATCGCCGCGTCGTCGGACCCGGCGGCGCTGGGCCGGGCGTTCGGCGTACACCGGGCGTTGGACACCTTCGGTGCCGCGCTCGGCCCGCTGGTCGCATTCGCCCTGCTCGCCGCCGTGCCGGGCAGCTACGACTCGGTGTTCGGGGTGTCGTTCGCGTTCGCGCTGGTGGGTGTGGCGGTCCTGGTGCTGTTCGTGCCGAACCTGGCGACGGCCGCCGGGACGGCACGCCTCGGCGTACGGCGGATGGTGGCCGAGGTGACCGGGGCCCGGCTGCGTCGGCCGCTGCTCGCCGCCGGTGTACTCGGGTTGGTGACCGTCGGCGACGGGTTCCTCTACCTGACGTTGCAGGACCGCGACGAGTTCGCCGCGTTGTACTTCCCGCTGCTGTTCGTCGGCACCAACGTGGCGTACCTGCTTCTCGCGGTGCCGATGGGACGGCTGGCCGACCGGGTGGGCCGGGCGAAGGTGCTGGTCGCCGGGCACGGCGCGCTGCTCGCCTGCTATCTGCTGGCCGCCGCGCCGGCCGGCGGCGTCGGGCTGACCGTCGCCGTCCTGCTGCTGCTCGGCGTCTTCTACGCGGCCACCGACGGGGTGCTGGCGGCGCTGGTCGCCAAGCTGACGCCGGCCCAGGCGCGGGGCAGCGGGATCGCCGCCGCGCAGACGGTGGTGGTGCTGACCCGGTTCGCCTCCTCGGTCGCCTTCGGGTTGCTGTGGTCGGCCGCCGGGCCGGGTACGGCGGTGCTGCTCTTCGCAGCGGCGTTGACCGTCGCCATCCCGGCCGCCGGTTGGCTGCTGCGCGGCGTGGACCGGGCACCGGCGGCCGGCGACGCCGTACCGGTGGGTGGGTCCTGATGGGGCTGCGGACCCGGCTGGCGATCCTCCTCGCCGTCGTGCTGCTGGCGGCGGCCGGCGCCGGCGGCTACGTCTGGCAGGTCCGGCAGGCGCAGGCCCGGGTGCAGGCGCAGGCCAGCCCGGTGCCGGTACGGACGGACCTGGCGGCGGTCCGGGCCCAGCCGCACCTGGTGTTCCGCTCCACGGCGCTGGGCGACGGCTACGGGGAGGTCGCGGTGACCCCGTTGAGCGACCCGGACGGGCCGCGGGCGTTGACCGGCCGCTCCTGCGAGCGGGTGTACGCGACCCGCACGCAGACCATCTGTCTGTCCGCCGAACGCGGGCTGCTCACCGTCTACCGGGCACAGTTGCTCGACGCCGAGTTCGCCCCGGCGCAGGATCTGCCGTTGACCGGCATCCCGTCGCGGGCCCGGCTGTCGCGGGCCGGCACCCTCGCCGCCACCACGTCGTTCGTCGCTGGTGACTCCTACGCCAACCCGGGCGAGTTCTCCACCCGTACGGTGATCAGCCGCACCGGCGGGGCGGTGATCGGCGACATCGAGCAGTTCCCGCTCTACGTCGACGGCGAACTGGTCACCGCGATCGACAAGAACCTGTGGGGCGTCACCTTCGCCGACGACGACCGGTTCTACGCCACCGCCGCCTCCGGCGGCACGACCTGGCTGGTCGAAGGCAGCATCAGCGGCCGCCGTGTGGAGGCGCTGCGCGCCGACGCCGAGTGCCCGTCGTTGTCACCCGACGGCACCCGGGTGGCGTTCAAGAAGCGCGGCGACCTGCCGCCGGGCCAGTGGCGGCTGGCCGTCTACGACCTGGCGACCGGCGCGGAGACGCTGCTGGCCGAGACCCGCAGCGTCGACGACCAGGTGGAGTGGCTCGACGACGACCAGGTCGTCTACGGCCTGCCGCGCAGCGGTAGCGGTGGCGCGGCGACCAGTGACGTGTGGCGGGTCCCCGCCGACGGCTCGGGCTCGCCGCAGGTGCTGGTACACGACGCATGGTCCCCGGCGGTGGTCCGGTGACCTACCGGCCCCTGGAGAGGAATCCGAATCCGATGAAGCGGTTGGACATCATCACGCCGAGTTTCGCGCCTGACTTCGAGCTCTGCGCCGACCTGCACCGGTCGGTGCTGGCGTGCACTCCCGATTCGGTACGGCAGCAGATCATCGTGCCGCAGCGCGATCTGGCACTGTTCGCGCAGTTGGCCGGGCCTCGGGTGCAGGTGCATCCGGTGGCCGAGTTCCTGCCCCGGTCGCTGGTGGCGGTACCGGGCGTGAACGGCTGGGTGAACCTGCGCCGGCCGTTTCCGCCGCTGCGGGGATGGATCACCCAGCAGATCGTGAAGTTGGCGGCCGCCGCCCGTTCCGACGCGGACGTGGTGCTGCTGGTCGATTCGGACATCGAGTTCGTCAGGCCGTTCGACGCTGACGTGTTCTGCGCCGACGACGTGGTCCGGTTCTACCGCAAGCCGCACGAGATCGACCAGCGCCTACCGCGCCACGTTCGGTGGCACGAGGTGTCCCGTCAGCTGCTCGGTCTGCCGCCGCTGACGCAGCTGCCGCTGCCGGACTACATCTGCTGGCCGGCGCCGTGGGATCCCCGGTTGGTACGGGAACTGCTGAACCGGGTCGAGGAGGTCACCGGCCGGCCCTGGCCGACGGCGATCGGGTCGCAGCTGCACTTCTCCGAGGAGATCCTGTACGGGGTGTACCTGGACGAGGTGGTGGGTGGCGCGGCGGTCAGCTATGCCACGGACGACATGCTTTGCCACGACTACTCGGCGGAGGAGCCGCTGGACGCGACGGGAATCCGCGCCTTCCTGGACGGGATCGGCCCGGCCGACATCGCGGTGATGATCTCGGCCAAGTCACGTACACCGATGGATGTCCGCCGCGCCGCGATGGCGGAGCTGGCCGGCTGAGCTGCCCGGTCGACTGAGCCGGTCGGCTGGCCGGCGTCAGTACGCACCGCAGCTGGAGCCGCCGTCGATGCGGTAGATGTGCACGGCGTTGCCGTCGATGAACGAGTCGGTGAAGGTGCCGTCGTCGGCCGACAACGTACGCCCCTCGTCGAGCACCTCGACCCGGGCGTCCCCGACACAGGGCAGCTGGAACGTCGCCTCGGCCACGCTGCTGCCGGCCGAACCGGCGATCAGGTAGAAGTGACCGTCGTGCCACTTGGTGGCGAGGTCGACGCCGGCGGAGACGGTGGCCACCCCGTCGGCGTACGGCGCGTTGAGTACCGGCGCGAGGCGGGTGACGCGCTCGTTGACGGCGGTGACGGCGGCGCGCTCCGCCGCGTAGCAGGCTTCGCGCAGCGCGTGCTGTGTCTGGCAGGGACCGCTGAAGCTGTGGTTGAAGTAGACGATCCCCCGGGCCCCGTGGATGAGGCTGCTCCACACCGCGGCGGTCACGTCCTCCGGGGTGATCGACGGATAGTGTTCCTCGGCGAAGGGGCGCCCGACCTCGATGAAGTTCCAGACCGGCACGCTGCCCCGGGGCTCGATCAGCTCCCGTACCCGGTCGACGGTCCGGCCGTAGTTGGCGGCGCGGTGGCACAGCTCGGCCGGTAGCCGCTGGACGCCGTCGACAGTCACCATCTGGTCCGGGTCGAAGAACTTGCCTCCCTCGCTGTGCCCGCAGATCGCGCCGTCGGTAAACCAGTAGGTGTCGATCGAGACGATGTCGGCGTAGTCGTTGACGAACCGGGCCGCCGCCGCGTCGTCCTGCCAGAAGGCGACGCCCTTGCCGTAGTTGGCGAGCCGGAGCCGGTCGTCGGTGGGCAGCCGGTCGACGGTCTGCTGCTGGACGGTGTAGCCGCAACTGCCGGTGGGCGGCTGACAGATGTCGCCCTGACCGGGGTAGTTGCCGGTCCATGCGTCGTAACCGGGACCGGCCCACATGTCCACCTCGTCGGAGATGAACCAGCCTGCGGTCTCGGTGTCGTGCGGACCGGAGGTAGGGCTGGTGATAGCGTGCATCCCGGCGGCCCGGACCAGGTCGATGTTGCTGGTCTCGGTCAGCTCGACATAGGTGTTGATGCCCGCCGCGGCGTCGGTCGCAGTGTCCACCGGGTCGGTCACGCTCTCCAGCCACACCCCGATCGGGAAGAACTCCGGATCGGCCGGCAGGGAGGGTGAGAACCCGGCGTAGTAGTCGGCACCGCCGTCGACCGGCCGCAGGCGGGCCCCGGCCCCGCCGGGGCTGGCCGTGGTGCCGGGACCGATCTGGCTCGCGGCCGGCCGGCCGAAGCCGGCGTCGGCGAGCAACCGGACCACGACGACCCCGAGGAGTACGGCGGCGACGGTGACCAGGGCGAGGACGAGGGTGACCCGCGTGGGGCGAGCGGCCCGCTCGGTGCTCCCGGTCATCGACGCCATCCCATCAACGTACGGCGATCATCGCGACACTCCATGCACACCAGATGCTAACAGCAAAAACCATGACAAATTGTCCGTTTTGGACATTAGCCGGCAGTGATGACCGGCCTGTTGTCCAGTAACCGACAACCTCATCCGCACAGCGAGCCGGCGTCAGGCCAGCCCGAGCGCACCTGCCACCAGTTCGGCACGCGCCGGCCAGCTGTGCCGCTCGGCGAACACGCGCCGGTGCGCGGCGGCCTGCGGATCGACCGGGTGCACCGCCAGGTCCCGGGCCGCCCGGCCGAACTCGGCGCGATCGCTGGTGATCCGGATCAGGTCGGTGTCGAGCCACCGGGTCGCCGGCAGGTCGGTGCTCACCGCCGGCAGTCCGGCGCCGAGGTACTCCAGCGTCTTGAGCGGGAACGCCGCCCGGTTGAAGGCGCTGTCCTGGTACGGCGTCAGACCCACGTTCAGGTGGCGCAGATAGCGCGGCATCTGCTCATACGGACGCGGACCGACCCATTGCACCTCCGGCCGGGCGCAGAGCCGGTGGAACCGGTCCGGGGCCCACCGGGAGTCGTACGGGCCCACGAGCAGCAGCGCGCAGCCCGCGTCGACGACCGCCTCCAGCATCTCGATGTCGATGCGGGCGGACAGGTGGCCGACCACCCCGGCGATCGGCGGCGACAGGCGGACGTCGTCCGCCGGCTCGACCGCGGCGAGATCCCGGTAGGCCGCTGTCTGCACCCCGTTCGGCACCAGCAGGACCGTGGCCCCCATTGCGGTCCACCGCTGCTGCAAGGTGGTGGAGACCGCCAGCACCAGGTCGGACTGGGCGAGCGCCACGCGCTCCTCCTCCTTGACCTGGGCCACCCGTCGGCCCATCAGCTGCGCCCCGGCGACGAAGTCGTCGGTGCCGTACAACACGTTGCGCACCGCCGGGCCCCAACCGCCGAGCAGCCGGCCGAGCCGGCAGTCGACCACGGCGTACGGCTGCGCCCGCAGCCGGCGCAACGCGGCGACGATCTGCCGCCGTACCAGGTGCGGCGTGACGCGCCGGACGCCGGCCCGGCTGTGCAACGGAGCGACCCACGGCGTCATCCGGACGATCCGCGGATGCACCGGCACCAGCTCCGGAGCCGGCCGGAGCCGGCGCACCGCCGCCGGGTTCGCCAGAGACACCGGAGGGTCGACCCAGAGCACCCGGGCGTACCGGGTCAACGCGGTGGTCAGCAGCCGGTCCGAACCAGCCGGCCCGTCCCACGGCGTACCCGCGCAGACGACCAGCAGCGGACCGTCGTCCACCGCACTCATACGCCGGCCCGTACCCAGCGGCGGTACCGGACCTCCCGCTGCACCCGGCGCCACACCACGCTCGCGGCGAACGGCGGCAGCATCGGCGCCAGCCGGGCACCCACCCGGCTGCGCCGCTGCAGCGCCCGCCACTGCGGCAGGCGCTGGTAGTCGGCGCAGGTCTCGCGGGCGAAATCCACGAAACTCGGCACGTCCACGTCGGCGGTACGGCCGCGGTCGTAGGCGTGCGACGCGATTTGCAACGCCTCGCCCGCCAACGCCCGCTGGGCTGTACGGTGCAACTCCGTCGCCTGTGCCAGTTGCCCGCCAGGACCGTCGAACAGGGTGTCGAACACCGTCCGGCGCTCCTGCAGGTCGAGCAACTGGCCGGAGCCGGTGGTGACGCTCATGCTCGCCGCGTGGTCACGGTGCCAGGCCTGATCGGGCCCGTCGATGCGACCGACGTCGGACACCGCCGCCACCCGCAACCAATACTCCATGTCCTGGGCGAACTTCAGTCGCAGACTCAACGGTCCGATCTCGCTCACGACGCTCGCCCGGACCACAGCTTCCGGGGTGGTGATGCAGTTGACCCCCCGACGGCACCGTTCACCGATCCAGTCTGCCCCGGACCAGACCGTCCAGGACCGTACGGTGGACTGCGCCGGCGGTGGCGGCGAGGTGACGAAGTGTCGGGGATGGCCGTAGACCAGCCCGACGGAGGGAAACTCCTCGAACAACGCCACGGCCCGCGCCAATGCCCCGGGGGTGAGCAGATCGTCGGCGTCCAACCGATGGATGTAGGCGCCGGACGCCTCGGCCAGCCCATCGTTGAACGCCACGACGTGACCGGTGTTGTCTCGGTGGCGGATCAGACGGACCCGCGGGTCGGCCCGGACGAACTCCTCGGCGACCCTGGCGCTGTCGTCGGTGGAGGCATCGTCGACGATGATCACCTCGACGTCGACCCCCTCCTGCGACAACGCGCTCGGCACGCTCTCCGGCAGGAAGTGACCGTAGTTATAGCAAGGGATGATCACCGAAACGGTACGCCGCTCGGCAGGGGGCTGCGGCACCGGTGCCATGACGACTGACTTGCTGGTCAGCCGCCGGGACCGCGCGCTCCGGTCGCTGTTCACTTTCGTCGCCTTTCACGGTGGACGCCGACGACGGACCGCGTCGGACGCCGGGTGGATACGCTTGTTCAGGACACGGTGGACGATTATCTGGTCGCGATGCCGGTCACGAGGTCCGGTGCCCGGCACCAGCCGGACCGGCGACCAGCACCGGTTCGCCGTTGTCGGGGTCGGCTGATTCGGGCGGCGGCCCAGCAGTACTGCCTCGCAGCTCCCGGAACCGGCGCGGCAGCCACCTGGCCAGCGGTGCGACGAACAGCACAGTGGTGAGCATCCCGCCGACGAGCAACGCCAGGAGACGGTTGTCGAACAGACCGGAGACGCCGATGCCGACGACCGCTGCAGGGAGCACCGCGAGCACCGGGACCAGCAGGTGGCCCAGCACCACGCCGGTCCGTACCGCGTACGGCCGGACCAGCGCCAGATGCAACGGCAGCACCACGACCAGCGCGACGACCAGATGCGCCCAGCCCGCGCCGGCGATCCCCCAGTACCGCACGCCGACGACCATCGCGGGAACGAGCGCCACCAGCCACGACAACTGCGCCCAGAGCACCGTACGGGGGGCACCGACCGCGATCAGGAACGAACTCAGCAGGTCGGTCACCACCCGTACCGCCCCGAACAGGCCGAGTCCCACCAACGCGGCGGCGGCCGGCAACCAACGGGCACCGTACACCAGCGGAATCAGCACCGTCGCCAGCCCGGAGAGCAGCACCCCAGCCAGCAACGCCCCACTCCAACTCAGCGCTACCGCGGCGTGCAGCGCGGCGGCCCGTGGGGACGGGTCGGTCAGCCGGGCGAACGCCGGCAGGGCGACCGCCCGGACCGCTGCGCCGAGAGCACCCATCGGCCAACTGGAGATGTTGAAGGCCATCACGTAGAAGCCGAGCAGGACCGCGCCGAGCGCGCTGCCGACAATCATGTAGTCGACGGTGAGCACCGCCCAGGAGACGACGTTCGCCGAAGCCAGCGGCAGGCCGAACCTGACCAGCCCGATCGCCATCGTTCGGTCGAAGCCGAACCGGGGCCAGACCCGGGCCAGCCGGAACTGCAGGGCACAGGCACCCGCCTGGGACACCACCCGGGCGATCGCCAACGCCATCGCACCGAACCCGAGCAGGATCAGCAGGACCGTGACGATCGCGTTGAGCACCAGGCTCAACCCGTCGACGGACATCTGTGCGGACTGGCGGAACTCGCGTTGCAGGACCGCGTACGGCACGACCGAGAAGCCGCTGAGAATCAGCGTCACCGACATCACCTGAACCACGGAGGTCGCCTCCGGGCTGCCCATGGCCATCGCGATCGGTCCGGCGAGCAGGCACATCGCGACCGCGAGCAGAGCGCTGCTGGCGGTGGCGACGGTGGTGGCGGTGCCGGCCCGCTCGGCGATGTTGCCCTTGCGGATCAGGTCAGCGCTCAAGCCGAGTTCGGCGAACGCCACCACGATCGTCTGGACGGTCAGCGCCACCGCGTAGACGCCGAACTCGCTGGGCGCTAGCAGTCGGGCGAGCATGATGCTCACCCCGAAGCTGCCCAGTCGGATGGCTATGTTGTTGAACGCGCTCCAGGCCAGCGCCCGCCGGACCCGGCCGCCGAGCCCCGCCAACTCTGCGGTCGGGGTGGTTGCCTCAGCCATCGTTGCCTCCCAGCCGGTGCCGTCGCAGGGCCGACGCCGTGCTGCGGAAGATCGCGTATCCCTGCTCGTGGCCAGGGTCATGGTCGATCAGCAGGTACCGGGGGTCGGCAAGCAGTCGACGGCAGAGCGTGAATCCCGCCGCGCCGTTGAGATAGTTGACGACAACGAAGTTGGCGTTGGCCATGTGATCGGCCGGCGGCTCGGCCCCACTGCCGGGATCAGCGATCCAGAGCAGGTCGAAGGCGGCCACCCCGTAGGCGGCAGCGAGCTCGGGCAGCAGTCCGGCGCTCCTGTCGTCGCCACGTTCGGCGGTCGCCGGACCGTCCGGCGGAGCCTGGACGATCAGCGGCCGGTTGGGGTTCGCCCGCAATCCGCCGAGCAGCGCTTCGCGGGCGGCGCCAGTCTGCGGATCCGACGAGGTCTCGTCGAGCAGCAACGCCGAGCTGATGTCCTCCTTCTCCGCCAGCTCGGCGAGTCGCCGCAGCAGCGGATCGGACGGCTGGTTGCGGGACCGGAGCCGGCTCAGCTCATAGTCGAGCCGGCGTTGCACCTTGCGGCCCAGGAGCCGGCCCTTGGCCAGCATCTCGGTGGGTCGGCCGACCGTGACCGGCCCTACCGGGCCGGCGACGGTCGAAGTCACCGACGGTTCGAACCGGCCGGCGGTGGCGGCGTACTCCTGCAGTCGAACCGCGAGCCTGACCTGGCCGGCGCGGTCCAGCATCGTGACGAAGCCGGTGATCCAGGCCGGCAACGGCGGCTCCGGCAGCAGGTGCACGGACCGCCGTACCGGCTGCTCGTGGACCTCGACCGGGCTGCCGGCGAGCAGACTCACCACGACGCGGGTCCGGTCGAGCTCCGGATGCCGCAGCCCCGGGTACTGACGGGCCCGATTGGCCCCGTCGGCGACCCGTCCCGCACACAACAGTGCCCGGACGAGGTACGCCCACTCCACCGGATCGGGCTCGGCCGCGCGATGGGTGAGCAGGGTGCCTTCGATCGTCTGGTTGAGCCAGTCCATGGCGGTGGTCGGGCGCCCCTGCTCAAGTGCGCACACCGCGAGCCGCAGCACCGGCTCGGGCATGAAGTGGTAGTTCAGACACCGCCGGTACAGGTTCTCGGCGTCGGCGTACCGCCCCTGTCGCACCGCCTCGTCGCCCTGAGCGAGCAGCACCCGGTCGAGGCCACCGCTAACCAACGGGGCGACGGTGGTCCCCGCGTCGGCGATCTCCAACGGGGCGAACGGGCGGCGCTGGACGATCCGTTGGCCGGGCCGCAGGGCTCGCCGCAAGGTGTACCACTGGAGTATCTCGTCGCGCTGGGCCGCAGTGTGCCGACTGTGCACCAGCTGGTGACCGGCGTCGGTGATCCTGGCCAGCTCCTCAGGGTGCTCGAAGAGGTGGTCGAGCTTGTCGAGCACGTCGTTCTCGTCGGCGACCACACAGTTGACCATGTCGACGAACCCAGCGGCTTCGACTGACGCCGCGCGTTCGGTCAGCAGGCAGGATCGAGCAGCGGGGATCTCGAAGTGCTTGCGAACGACTTCCTTGGCGATCGTGCCGCAGGTGGGTACGACCTGCGCGGCGTTGAGCATCCGGGCGTACCGCTCGCCGAAGATCATCCGGGCCGACTTGCGGTTGCTGAACCAGCCGCCGTGCGGAGTGGTCAACGACGGGTACGCCGCCGCGACCGTCCGGTTGATCCGGTTGCGCCATGGATAGTGGATCGCCTGGCTGCCAGCGAAGAACACT from Solwaraspora sp. WMMD791 includes:
- a CDS encoding oligosaccharide flippase family protein — encoded protein: MAEATTPTAELAGLGGRVRRALAWSAFNNIAIRLGSFGVSIMLARLLAPSEFGVYAVALTVQTIVVAFAELGLSADLIRKGNIAERAGTATTVATASSALLAVAMCLLAGPIAMAMGSPEATSVVQVMSVTLILSGFSVVPYAVLQREFRQSAQMSVDGLSLVLNAIVTVLLILLGFGAMALAIARVVSQAGACALQFRLARVWPRFGFDRTMAIGLVRFGLPLASANVVSWAVLTVDYMIVGSALGAVLLGFYVMAFNISSWPMGALGAAVRAVALPAFARLTDPSPRAAALHAAVALSWSGALLAGVLLSGLATVLIPLVYGARWLPAAAALVGLGLFGAVRVVTDLLSSFLIAVGAPRTVLWAQLSWLVALVPAMVVGVRYWGIAGAGWAHLVVALVVVLPLHLALVRPYAVRTGVVLGHLLVPVLAVLPAAVVGIGVSGLFDNRLLALLVGGMLTTVLFVAPLARWLPRRFRELRGSTAGPPPESADPDNGEPVLVAGPAGAGHRTS
- a CDS encoding glycosyltransferase, translated to MVFFRMLQPELPGFIQLHLREQVDCLAQFFDVTVVTDECDYGEICERFQPDLTLFESGAYAGKRRITGTSAHPQVPKLGFIHSDAYCLSRAASLSDMAQWGVESFVSISVAMAEYTPDIADDMFVWPNFVDPGLYRDYGESKIVPVFFAGSQAIHYPWRNRINRTVAAAYPSLTTPHGGWFSNRKSARMIFGERYARMLNAAQVVPTCGTIAKEVVRKHFEIPAARSCLLTERAASVEAAGFVDMVNCVVADENDVLDKLDHLFEHPEELARITDAGHQLVHSRHTAAQRDEILQWYTLRRALRPGQRIVQRRPFAPLEIADAGTTVAPLVSGGLDRVLLAQGDEAVRQGRYADAENLYRRCLNYHFMPEPVLRLAVCALEQGRPTTAMDWLNQTIEGTLLTHRAAEPDPVEWAYLVRALLCAGRVADGANRARQYPGLRHPELDRTRVVVSLLAGSPVEVHEQPVRRSVHLLPEPPLPAWITGFVTMLDRAGQVRLAVRLQEYAATAGRFEPSVTSTVAGPVGPVTVGRPTEMLAKGRLLGRKVQRRLDYELSRLRSRNQPSDPLLRRLAELAEKEDISSALLLDETSSDPQTGAAREALLGGLRANPNRPLIVQAPPDGPATAERGDDRSAGLLPELAAAYGVAAFDLLWIADPGSGAEPPADHMANANFVVVNYLNGAAGFTLCRRLLADPRYLLIDHDPGHEQGYAIFRSTASALRRHRLGGNDG